The Pseudodesulfovibrio sp. zrk46 genome contains a region encoding:
- a CDS encoding ATP-binding protein, whose amino-acid sequence MDHIRDIVLNNIPVGLMIIGGDGKIIEANPASCDILGCPVEGFVGKQWGEIFLSQERNLEFTEVVLDAIQKETPKIERVTPYYDDSGKKKFLSVISSAQREGGKISAIVVLIEDLTELHDLHEREKNILAQNHRLAEERANSLNLFAQSVAHQIRNPIMSIAGFARLLERRADEAAREPLEAIREEASKLETMVRAVAEYSAIRADAAAPVNLWVIIEEAKNLIANHPAVQGQGIVWKTDCPDMNITVDRNLMAQAISELLLNSAEFGGPGTRVRLCAKESDGQVVISVSDNGPGFSDTGLKMALDPFYTTKTVGAGMGLTRAKRIVVEHNGTITVDRTEDGGGLVRIAVPVRPMRMRNFG is encoded by the coding sequence ATGGACCATATACGCGACATAGTACTCAACAATATCCCCGTGGGCCTGATGATTATCGGCGGAGACGGCAAGATCATCGAGGCCAACCCTGCCTCGTGCGATATTCTTGGCTGTCCGGTGGAGGGTTTTGTGGGCAAGCAGTGGGGAGAGATATTTCTCTCGCAGGAACGCAACCTCGAGTTCACCGAGGTGGTGCTGGATGCCATTCAAAAGGAAACACCCAAGATCGAGCGGGTGACCCCGTACTATGACGACTCCGGCAAGAAGAAGTTTCTGTCGGTCATTTCCTCTGCACAGCGTGAAGGGGGAAAGATTTCAGCTATCGTGGTGCTCATTGAAGATCTGACCGAGCTGCACGACCTGCACGAGCGCGAAAAGAACATTCTGGCCCAGAATCACCGTTTGGCCGAAGAGCGTGCCAACAGCCTGAATCTGTTCGCCCAGTCCGTGGCCCATCAGATTCGCAATCCTATCATGTCGATCGCCGGGTTTGCCCGGTTGCTGGAACGAAGGGCTGATGAAGCTGCGCGTGAGCCGCTGGAGGCCATTCGCGAGGAAGCCTCCAAGTTGGAGACCATGGTACGCGCCGTGGCCGAATACAGCGCCATCCGTGCCGATGCCGCGGCCCCGGTCAATCTGTGGGTTATTATCGAGGAGGCCAAGAACCTTATTGCCAATCATCCGGCAGTGCAGGGGCAGGGCATTGTGTGGAAGACCGATTGTCCTGACATGAATATCACTGTGGACAGGAACCTCATGGCGCAGGCAATTTCAGAGTTGTTGCTCAACAGTGCGGAGTTTGGCGGGCCTGGTACCAGGGTACGCCTTTGCGCCAAGGAATCGGACGGGCAGGTCGTCATATCCGTGAGTGATAATGGGCCGGGGTTTTCGGACACAGGGCTGAAGATGGCCCTTGATCCTTTCTATACCACCAAGACTGTCGGCGCAGGCATGGGGCTGACCCGCGCCAAGCGAATAGTTGTAGAACACAATGGCACTATTACCGTTGACCGCACCGAAGACGGGGGTGGGCTGGTTCGCATCGCAGTGCCTGTGCGCCCCATGAGGATGCGGAATTTCGGTTGA
- a CDS encoding glycosyltransferase family A protein yields the protein MAATRISVTMPCYNCGDTVGRALDSLLAQTCTDFEVVAVDDGSTDNTAGVLAEYARRDSRINTFSIEHGGVIKAANAAIGAAKGQYIARMDADDEVLPERLAAQAQLLDENPEIGLAGCRIRFGGCRETCAGYAHYVDWTNSLTTPDAISLHRFVEFPVPNPSIMFRRDCLEQHGSYREGDFPEDYELLLRWLEGGVQMAKADEELLIWNDPPTRLSRNHPRYDVDAFYRIKTEYLARWLADNNPHHPTVHILGSGRTTRKRADLLLDHGIEFAAYYDVDPRKIGNIVNGVKVFDREDVPSPEDAFCIPYVASRGAREEITEFLDERGYVLGKHYIPAA from the coding sequence ATGGCCGCAACCAGGATATCCGTGACCATGCCCTGCTATAATTGTGGGGATACTGTGGGCCGGGCGCTCGACTCCCTGCTGGCACAGACTTGTACGGATTTCGAGGTGGTGGCCGTGGATGACGGCAGCACTGATAATACAGCGGGAGTCCTGGCCGAGTATGCGCGCCGGGACTCCCGTATTAATACCTTCTCCATCGAGCACGGTGGAGTCATCAAGGCGGCCAATGCCGCCATCGGCGCAGCCAAGGGGCAATACATCGCCCGCATGGATGCCGATGACGAAGTTCTGCCGGAGCGACTGGCTGCCCAAGCGCAGTTGTTGGACGAGAATCCGGAGATCGGCCTTGCCGGTTGTCGTATCCGCTTCGGCGGTTGCCGCGAGACCTGTGCCGGGTACGCTCACTATGTGGACTGGACCAACTCTCTGACTACACCCGATGCCATCAGTCTGCATCGGTTCGTGGAGTTCCCTGTTCCCAATCCTTCCATCATGTTCCGTCGCGACTGTCTTGAGCAGCATGGCTCCTATCGAGAAGGGGACTTCCCTGAGGATTACGAGCTCCTCCTGCGTTGGCTGGAGGGCGGTGTGCAGATGGCCAAGGCGGACGAGGAACTCCTCATCTGGAACGATCCTCCGACCCGTCTGTCGCGCAACCATCCCCGTTATGATGTGGATGCTTTCTACCGTATCAAGACGGAGTATCTTGCCCGTTGGCTGGCAGACAACAATCCGCACCATCCCACGGTGCACATCCTTGGTTCGGGCCGCACCACTCGCAAACGGGCCGACCTGCTCCTTGACCACGGCATTGAGTTTGCCGCCTACTATGATGTTGATCCGCGCAAGATTGGCAACATCGTGAACGGGGTGAAGGTCTTTGACCGCGAGGATGTGCCGTCGCCGGAAGACGCCTTCTGCATCCCCTATGTTGCCAGCCGTGGTGCTCGCGAGGAAATCACCGAGTTCCTCGACGAGCGTGGCTACGTGCTGGGCAAACACTATATCCCTGCTGCATAA
- a CDS encoding ATP-binding protein has product MKCSRCKKLACVALPSHNAGFCPECFPLFFTRQVETAIRREKMFTLDERILVALSGGKDSLALMLELKLQGYNVTGLHIDLGIPDSSWKARKKVEDFCEKNELQLQVFEMEKWGLPICDVKEFVDRPVCAVCGKLKRHIFNKVALEGGYDALATGHNLDDEVARLFANTLRWDTAYLSDQGPVLPASGGFVRKVKPLFRLSEFETANYAFLKGIEIHSDPCPYSSGASFTNHKQLWGELEYRSPGQKFQFYNGFLQRGKQAFAALEKEIGADVKPCEECGSPTSVGRCSICRIKESVATKKAAAQAGK; this is encoded by the coding sequence ATGAAATGTTCCCGCTGCAAAAAGCTCGCGTGTGTGGCCCTGCCCAGTCATAACGCCGGATTCTGTCCCGAATGCTTCCCGCTCTTCTTCACCCGCCAGGTGGAGACAGCCATTCGCCGTGAAAAGATGTTCACCCTTGATGAGCGCATCCTCGTGGCCCTGTCCGGCGGCAAGGACTCTCTGGCCCTCATGCTGGAGTTGAAGCTTCAGGGGTACAATGTGACCGGCCTGCATATCGATCTGGGTATCCCGGACTCTTCCTGGAAGGCCCGCAAGAAGGTCGAAGACTTCTGCGAAAAGAATGAACTCCAGCTTCAGGTCTTTGAAATGGAGAAGTGGGGTCTGCCCATCTGCGACGTGAAGGAATTTGTGGATCGTCCGGTTTGCGCTGTCTGCGGCAAGCTCAAGCGCCACATTTTCAACAAGGTCGCCCTGGAGGGAGGCTACGACGCCCTTGCTACTGGGCACAACCTCGACGACGAGGTAGCTCGCCTCTTTGCCAACACCCTTCGTTGGGACACCGCCTACCTGTCTGATCAGGGACCGGTGCTGCCCGCCAGCGGTGGTTTTGTGCGTAAGGTCAAGCCGCTCTTCCGTCTGTCCGAGTTCGAGACCGCCAATTACGCCTTCCTCAAAGGCATTGAAATACACTCCGACCCCTGCCCGTACTCCAGCGGCGCCAGTTTCACCAACCACAAGCAGTTGTGGGGTGAGCTGGAATACCGCAGCCCGGGGCAGAAATTCCAGTTCTACAACGGCTTTCTCCAGCGAGGTAAGCAGGCCTTTGCGGCACTGGAAAAAGAAATCGGAGCCGATGTGAAGCCGTGTGAAGAGTGCGGTTCCCCCACCAGTGTGGGGCGCTGCTCCATTTGCCGCATCAAGGAATCCGTGGCCACGAAAAAGGCTGCAGCACAGGCTGGAAAATAG
- a CDS encoding response regulator: MSQPKILVVDDEKHIRMLYREELEAEGYNVATSDGEEDILDVVGRETPTIVILDIKLGVNRSGLDLLQEIRAKDQQIPVILSTAYDSFQHDLKSIAADYYVVKSVDLTELKDKVRMALNKAGL, from the coding sequence ATGAGCCAACCGAAGATTCTCGTTGTGGACGACGAAAAACACATCCGCATGCTCTACCGGGAAGAACTGGAAGCTGAAGGCTACAACGTTGCCACCTCAGACGGAGAGGAAGATATCCTTGACGTGGTGGGACGCGAAACGCCGACCATAGTAATTCTCGACATCAAGCTCGGTGTAAACCGCTCCGGGCTGGACCTGTTACAGGAAATCAGGGCCAAGGATCAACAGATCCCCGTTATCCTTTCCACGGCCTACGACTCCTTCCAACATGACCTCAAATCCATTGCCGCGGACTATTATGTGGTGAAGTCCGTGGACCTTACTGAACTCAAGGACAAGGTCAGAATGGCCCTTAACAAGGCCGGTCTCTAA
- a CDS encoding HD domain-containing phosphohydrolase gives MALAQESEYIPVSPRVLRPDSKGAFDLFLRRGDTFVLFNAAGRMFTNEKREELLGDNAATLYIESADLRDYNDYLKANITEVLDDENIPVDERAKTWANTAKAMGQELFEKKLPGPAFAKRYKRFERLIQSTTNFLQSPKSLKHLSRFIGNGFDDYQHGLGTMVYTVCLMQEYDYDDHKLSACGMGALLHDIGKSGLPKAVLEKNPDDLTDDERSLLELHPMIGARTCANFNLPTIGSNCILFHHERADGTGYPTSAASDEVPLHTKIVSLCNVYDNLTRNRPGKDAVTPFEALKRIMDDDGLVDKDILKKFVKMLSQAEVV, from the coding sequence ATGGCATTAGCACAAGAGTCCGAATACATTCCCGTTTCCCCCAGAGTCCTTCGTCCAGACAGTAAAGGTGCCTTTGACCTTTTCCTGCGACGTGGGGATACCTTTGTCCTGTTCAATGCAGCAGGTCGAATGTTCACCAACGAAAAGCGCGAAGAACTGCTGGGCGACAATGCTGCCACTCTCTACATCGAAAGCGCAGACCTGAGAGACTACAACGACTATCTCAAGGCAAACATCACGGAAGTTCTCGACGACGAGAATATTCCTGTGGACGAGCGCGCAAAGACCTGGGCCAACACGGCCAAGGCCATGGGACAGGAACTTTTCGAGAAGAAGCTGCCCGGTCCGGCATTCGCCAAACGTTACAAACGCTTCGAGCGCCTGATCCAGTCCACTACCAATTTTCTTCAGTCGCCCAAGTCCCTCAAGCACCTTTCCCGCTTCATCGGCAACGGGTTTGACGACTACCAGCACGGCCTCGGCACCATGGTCTACACAGTCTGCCTGATGCAGGAATACGATTACGACGACCACAAGCTCAGCGCCTGTGGCATGGGCGCCCTGCTCCACGACATCGGCAAATCCGGCCTGCCCAAGGCTGTCCTTGAAAAGAACCCGGACGACCTGACCGACGACGAGCGTTCCCTGCTGGAACTGCATCCCATGATCGGTGCGCGCACTTGTGCCAACTTCAATCTGCCCACCATCGGCTCCAACTGCATCCTGTTCCACCACGAACGCGCGGACGGAACCGGGTACCCTACCAGCGCCGCCAGTGACGAGGTTCCGCTGCACACCAAGATCGTCTCCCTGTGCAACGTCTACGACAACCTCACGCGCAATCGTCCCGGCAAGGACGCCGTCACTCCGTTTGAAGCACTCAAACGGATAATGGACGACGACGGACTAGTCGATAAGGACATCCTCAAGAAGTTCGTGAAGATGCTCTCGCAGGCGGAAGTGGTCTAA
- a CDS encoding amino acid ABC transporter substrate-binding protein, with protein MRSVAVLLIALFMAFATPCHAEKPIEVYLLQSPENAGEGHNSRLLELALSKTGKPYKVIIDTADASQLRRIEHVKESNDNYVMTMGASPEHEKDMLAVHVPVLLGIGSGHRVMLTNKRTAAKLASVSTLEELKDFTFVQGLGWSDVEILQAAGLDVTEVYKGELAYRMIDANRVDLFPRGLFEAYSEYAIRKDKYKNLMVEERILLTYPFAFFFYVNKDNQRLHDDILHGMKAAYASGELQDIITTNPTFSQSLDEAHLENRVRMDLPAINISPETLDAIKRFPFVPGKPLGAPPAGS; from the coding sequence ATGCGTTCTGTTGCCGTCCTGCTTATCGCCCTTTTCATGGCGTTCGCGACTCCGTGCCATGCGGAAAAACCGATAGAGGTCTATCTTCTGCAATCTCCTGAAAATGCAGGGGAAGGACACAACAGCAGACTCCTCGAACTCGCCCTGTCCAAGACCGGCAAGCCATATAAGGTCATCATCGACACAGCAGACGCCTCCCAACTCCGAAGGATCGAGCACGTCAAGGAATCCAACGACAACTACGTCATGACCATGGGGGCCAGCCCGGAACATGAAAAAGACATGTTGGCCGTCCATGTCCCTGTCCTGCTCGGCATCGGCTCCGGCCACAGAGTGATGCTGACGAACAAAAGAACAGCAGCCAAGCTCGCTTCCGTCTCCACCCTTGAAGAACTCAAAGACTTCACTTTCGTCCAAGGACTTGGCTGGTCGGATGTTGAAATTCTTCAAGCGGCAGGCCTCGACGTTACCGAAGTGTACAAAGGCGAACTGGCGTATAGAATGATTGATGCCAACCGAGTGGACCTGTTCCCGCGCGGGCTGTTTGAAGCGTATTCAGAGTACGCGATCCGTAAAGACAAGTACAAGAATCTCATGGTGGAAGAGCGCATTCTGCTCACCTATCCATTTGCCTTTTTCTTTTACGTCAACAAAGACAATCAACGACTGCATGATGACATTCTTCATGGAATGAAAGCAGCTTACGCCTCAGGCGAACTCCAGGACATAATCACTACCAACCCCACCTTTTCCCAATCACTCGACGAGGCGCACCTGGAGAACCGGGTCCGTATGGATCTCCCGGCAATCAATATAAGCCCGGAAACATTAGACGCCATCAAGCGGTTTCCCTTTGTCCCGGGCAAGCCTTTAGGCGCCCCTCCAGCGGGGTCGTAA
- a CDS encoding site-2 protease family protein → MFDFFSPEALQRYAILAPGLLLALVCHEVGHGFVAYLLGDPTAKSEGRLTLNPIKHLDLFGTLAFFIVQFGWAKPVPVNPRYFRNPRLGMLLTAIAGPGVNFILAAIFAVAIHIMTSIPFTPGSTTENVIVPLYLICQAGVFVNLILGVFNLIPIPPLDGSNVLAYFLPPQMAYKYMSLSRYGFLILIGLIIVGRYSGYNLVGGVILPMVRGAAHLLGINI, encoded by the coding sequence ATGTTCGATTTCTTTTCACCCGAGGCGTTGCAGCGATACGCCATCCTTGCACCAGGACTGCTCCTGGCCCTGGTCTGCCATGAAGTGGGACACGGTTTCGTGGCCTACCTGCTGGGCGACCCCACGGCCAAGTCCGAAGGACGGCTGACCCTCAACCCCATCAAGCATCTCGATCTATTCGGCACTCTTGCCTTTTTCATCGTCCAGTTCGGCTGGGCCAAGCCGGTGCCGGTGAATCCACGCTATTTCCGAAACCCGCGTCTGGGCATGCTGCTCACAGCCATTGCCGGGCCGGGCGTCAATTTCATACTGGCCGCCATCTTTGCCGTGGCCATCCACATCATGACATCCATTCCGTTCACCCCCGGCTCCACCACGGAAAACGTGATAGTGCCGCTGTACCTGATCTGTCAGGCGGGCGTGTTCGTGAATCTGATTCTGGGGGTGTTCAACCTCATCCCCATTCCGCCGCTGGACGGCAGCAACGTTCTGGCGTACTTTCTTCCGCCGCAGATGGCTTACAAGTACATGAGCCTGAGCCGATACGGGTTCCTGATCCTCATCGGTCTCATCATCGTCGGGCGGTATTCCGGCTACAATCTGGTTGGCGGCGTGATCCTTCCCATGGTTCGCGGCGCTGCACACCTGCTCGGCATCAACATATAA